The Chroicocephalus ridibundus chromosome 20, bChrRid1.1, whole genome shotgun sequence genome has a window encoding:
- the LOC134525752 gene encoding complement receptor type 2-like isoform X1, with translation MLASLLHTMPAFLHGLGQVLAVVVLVLQPAGSLEGQCPVPAIAHGQLKPAQNFTYGSTATLKCDAGYVPVGATTLQCLSNGRWHSRMPTCVLGRCPYPPAVDYADRSPQHTFPVGTTVTYSCRYGYTLLPNISPVTTCLENFTWSVIPKLCQRVQCPSPTILHGRETSPRKAEYTVGHQVEFQCDPTYVLRGSQRIQCSADGMWRPPVPYCDKVCGPPPKITNGQHTGLRTEQFPYGTEVKYSCVEGLSLVGDESVYCTSDDGVNLTWSGPAPECRLVRCPKPAVERARMTPQRLTFPYGAGVRFSCEEGFVLRGDAESRCLADGAWHPPLPSCQPVLCPQPQVAKGRLKSTSEVKTWYQTNATVTFECLDGYYFPEDAVTASEDSWTATCLPDGSWTPLPKCQTKEDDADVCEEVHHIRAVFECGVPTAELKTLLEIQKLFLEIKKLELELENLNK, from the exons ATGCTGGCGTCTCTCCTCCACACCATGCCGGCGTTTCTCCACGGGCTGGGGCAGGTCCTGGCAGTGGTGGTGCTCGTGCTGCAGCCGGCTGGGAGTCTCG AGGGTCAGTGTCCTGTCCCAGCCATCGCACATGGGCAGCTGAAACCTGCACAGAACTTCACCTACGGCAGCACGGCCACGCTCAAGTGCGATGCCGGCTACGTCCCCGTGGGTGCCACCACCCTGCAGTGCCTGAGCAATGGCAGATGGCACTCACGGATGCCCACCTGTGTCCTAG GTCGCTGCCCCTACCCTCCTGCCGTCGATTACGCGGACCGAAGCCCTCAGCACACCTTTCCAGTCGGGACAACCGTGACCTACTCCTGCAGATATGGATACACTCTGCTCCCCAACATCTCCCCAGTAACTACTTGCCTTGAAAATTTCACGTGGTCTGTGATCCCAAAGCTTTGCCAGA GGGTGCAGTGTCCCAGCCCGACCATCCTCCACGGGAGGGAGACCAGCCCCAGGAAAGCCGAATACACCGTTGGGCACCAGGTGGAATTTCAGTGCGACCCCACGTACGTGCTGAGGGGCAGCCAGAGGATCCAGTGCTCGGCCGACGGGATGTGGAGACCCCCGGTGCCGTACTGCGACAAGG TTTGTGGCCCCCCTCCAAAAATCACCAACGGGCAGCACACTGGCTTGAGAACGGAGCAGTTTCCCTACGGCACCGAAGTGAAGTACAGCTGTGTGGAGGGTCTGTCCCTCGTTGGGGACGAGTCCGTCTACTGCACCTCTGACGACGGGGTGAACCTGACGTGGAGCGGACCAGCCCCGGAGTGCAGGC TGGTCCGGTGCCCCAAGCCCGCAGTGGAGAGGGCCAGGATGACTCCGCAGAGGCTGACGTTTCCCTACGGGGCAGGCGTGCGGTTCTCCTGTGAGGAAGGCTTCGTGCTGCGCGGCGATGCCGAGAGCCGGTGCCTGGCCGACGGCGCCTGGCACccgcccctgccctcctgccagccAG ttctgtgTCCACAACCACAAGTGGCCAAGGGAAGGCTGAAAAGCACTTCGGAAGTTAAAACGTGGTACCAAACAAATGCGACTGTCACTTTTGAATGCCTTGATGGATACTACTTTCCAGAGGATGCAGTCACGGCTTCAGAAGATTCTTGGACGGCCACGTGCTTGCCTGATGGCAGCTGGACACCGCTGCCCAAGTGT CAGACAAAAGAAGATGATGCTGATGTATGTGAAGAGGTTCATCACATCAGAGCGGTCTTTGAATGCGGTGTGCCTACAGCAGAACTGAAAACTCTATTGGAAATACAAAAACTGTTTCTGGAGATTAAAAAACTAGAGCTGGAACTAGAAAACTTGAACAAGTGA
- the LOC134525752 gene encoding complement receptor type 2-like isoform X2 — protein sequence MPTCVLGRCPYPPAVDYADRSPQHTFPVGTTVTYSCRYGYTLLPNISPVTTCLENFTWSVIPKLCQRVQCPSPTILHGRETSPRKAEYTVGHQVEFQCDPTYVLRGSQRIQCSADGMWRPPVPYCDKVCGPPPKITNGQHTGLRTEQFPYGTEVKYSCVEGLSLVGDESVYCTSDDGVNLTWSGPAPECRLVRCPKPAVERARMTPQRLTFPYGAGVRFSCEEGFVLRGDAESRCLADGAWHPPLPSCQPVLCPQPQVAKGRLKSTSEVKTWYQTNATVTFECLDGYYFPEDAVTASEDSWTATCLPDGSWTPLPKCQTKEDDADVCEEVHHIRAVFECGVPTAELKTLLEIQKLFLEIKKLELELENLNK from the exons ATGCCCACCTGTGTCCTAG GTCGCTGCCCCTACCCTCCTGCCGTCGATTACGCGGACCGAAGCCCTCAGCACACCTTTCCAGTCGGGACAACCGTGACCTACTCCTGCAGATATGGATACACTCTGCTCCCCAACATCTCCCCAGTAACTACTTGCCTTGAAAATTTCACGTGGTCTGTGATCCCAAAGCTTTGCCAGA GGGTGCAGTGTCCCAGCCCGACCATCCTCCACGGGAGGGAGACCAGCCCCAGGAAAGCCGAATACACCGTTGGGCACCAGGTGGAATTTCAGTGCGACCCCACGTACGTGCTGAGGGGCAGCCAGAGGATCCAGTGCTCGGCCGACGGGATGTGGAGACCCCCGGTGCCGTACTGCGACAAGG TTTGTGGCCCCCCTCCAAAAATCACCAACGGGCAGCACACTGGCTTGAGAACGGAGCAGTTTCCCTACGGCACCGAAGTGAAGTACAGCTGTGTGGAGGGTCTGTCCCTCGTTGGGGACGAGTCCGTCTACTGCACCTCTGACGACGGGGTGAACCTGACGTGGAGCGGACCAGCCCCGGAGTGCAGGC TGGTCCGGTGCCCCAAGCCCGCAGTGGAGAGGGCCAGGATGACTCCGCAGAGGCTGACGTTTCCCTACGGGGCAGGCGTGCGGTTCTCCTGTGAGGAAGGCTTCGTGCTGCGCGGCGATGCCGAGAGCCGGTGCCTGGCCGACGGCGCCTGGCACccgcccctgccctcctgccagccAG ttctgtgTCCACAACCACAAGTGGCCAAGGGAAGGCTGAAAAGCACTTCGGAAGTTAAAACGTGGTACCAAACAAATGCGACTGTCACTTTTGAATGCCTTGATGGATACTACTTTCCAGAGGATGCAGTCACGGCTTCAGAAGATTCTTGGACGGCCACGTGCTTGCCTGATGGCAGCTGGACACCGCTGCCCAAGTGT CAGACAAAAGAAGATGATGCTGATGTATGTGAAGAGGTTCATCACATCAGAGCGGTCTTTGAATGCGGTGTGCCTACAGCAGAACTGAAAACTCTATTGGAAATACAAAAACTGTTTCTGGAGATTAAAAAACTAGAGCTGGAACTAGAAAACTTGAACAAGTGA
- the LOC134525754 gene encoding complement decay-accelerating factor-like, which translates to MPVTRGEYGDAGCVGRTSETCLGPTLLLRRWGGWCHHPPKPGDPVLDALRDAVMDAAPPGAFAWRGSLGEPSRAPGMLTGAGEGARARGPHPRRSPAAGDCGPPPRMTHSRPSSDSSFPVGSRVTYTCIEGAVKIPGRSDTVECLPGERWSKLPEPCGRSCAAPTRLRFAALTKEDERINFFPVGTNVSYVCRPGYENTSESSPTSTCLENLTWSEAAELCRSECLLPLVQKQPWSWEQVR; encoded by the exons ATGCCTGTGACTCGCGGTGAGTATGGGGATGCGGGATGCGTGGGGAGGACCAGCGAGACCTGCCTAGGTCCCACCTTGCTGCTCAGGCGCTGGGGAGGGTGgtgccaccacccccccaaacctGGGGACCCAGTGCTTGATGCTCTCAGGGATGCTGTCATGGATGCAGCCCCGCCTGGCGCCTTTGCCTGGAGGGGAAGCCTGGGCGAGCCCAGCCGCGCTCCTGGGATGCtcactggggctggggaaggggccagggcaCGGGGTCCTCACCCAAGGAGGTCTCCTGCCGCAGGTGACTGTGGGCCCCCACCTCGCATGACCCACTCCAGACCGTCCAGCGACAGCAGCTTCCCCGTTGGATCCAGGGTGACGTACACATGCATCGAAGGCGCCGTCAAAATCCCTGGGAGGTCGGACACGGTGGAGTGCCTGCCCGGCGAGCGCTGGTCAAAGCTGCCCGAGCCCTGCGGCC GGAGCTGCGCTGCCCCGACAAGGCTGCGGTTTGCTGCCCTGACCAAGGAGGACGAGAGGATTAATTTCTTTCCCGTTGGGACCAACGTCAGCTACGTCTGCCGCCCCGGCTACGAGAACACCTCGGAAAGTTCCCCCACCAGCACTTGCCTTGAAAACCTGACGTGGTCGGAAGCTGCGGAGCTGTGCCGGAGTGAGTGTCTCCTTCCCCTTGTCCAAAAGCAGCCGTGGAGTTGGGAGCAGGTCAGGTAG